Proteins from a genomic interval of Lacticaseibacillus pabuli:
- a CDS encoding ATP-binding protein, whose product MKKNNSKIDDGFVYQIQPAGGLDTRSEYFVRLGSIFMACVHVYEIPDTFSDFWLKKLTAVHGATAVVDYFTDPKINYAKQISSSISELEIQRRRAYSTTESDLIDQELLPLRRLSVELNKQGEVIKQVSMRIYLYADSVDRLNRKVNDVISDLATDGYGATVFLDENADEYKSMFLPIVEQSRLPSGRTGLPLSGQVMGLGYAHNQTSLSDPYGSYFGYTPTGGTVYWDMFRVTNTRTYYNTFLSGDLGSGKSTSLKKILWERAIRGDLVRVFDRTGEFATLVRKFNGTVINLDGSDGIINMFQVYPTQYDEKTSDPDVIASYRAHIGGLAIKYRLLDRDADERTANAFSQLCDRYYKQHHYLDPDRPPVTALAANEYPTLSDIVAFIQQASVKGLYPEMSRYYESILLSLGQLKSTFGNLFDGYSSFPDLSDLQVVSYQLNTIDAMQDSIQDLQIYNAIIDSYNNCMRLGRAQKKAYDAREKDLIDVQHWLMIIDECHTILNTDKSFVADFFVKLMSEDRKMFGSIVLATQRLERMFPSGANVSDKGMVKAVNALNQLYSLCQYKVLMKHDVSTIKTKEDPGILRSLFGNMMTEQDFASLPDFGKGEAYLLVGTDKLHMNFQVTDDELRTFEGGA is encoded by the coding sequence GTGAAGAAGAACAATAGCAAAATTGATGATGGGTTTGTTTATCAGATCCAACCGGCTGGTGGATTAGATACCAGGAGCGAGTATTTTGTTCGCCTGGGCAGCATCTTTATGGCTTGTGTGCATGTCTATGAAATCCCCGATACCTTTAGCGATTTTTGGCTTAAAAAGCTGACGGCAGTGCATGGCGCAACGGCTGTAGTAGACTATTTCACGGACCCGAAGATCAACTATGCCAAACAAATTTCAAGTTCAATTTCAGAACTTGAGATTCAACGTCGCCGCGCTTATTCAACGACTGAAAGCGACTTAATCGACCAGGAACTATTACCGTTGCGGCGATTATCCGTGGAGCTCAACAAACAAGGTGAAGTGATCAAGCAGGTCAGCATGCGCATCTATCTTTACGCAGATTCAGTGGATCGCTTGAACCGTAAAGTCAACGATGTGATCTCGGATTTGGCGACTGATGGTTATGGCGCGACAGTCTTTTTGGACGAGAACGCGGACGAATACAAGTCGATGTTCTTGCCCATTGTCGAACAGTCGCGCTTGCCTAGTGGACGCACGGGATTACCATTAAGCGGGCAGGTTATGGGGCTGGGCTATGCGCATAATCAAACCTCTCTGAGTGATCCGTATGGCTCATATTTCGGCTACACCCCAACCGGTGGGACAGTTTACTGGGACATGTTTCGTGTTACCAACACGCGGACTTATTACAATACATTTCTCTCAGGAGATTTAGGTAGTGGCAAGTCTACAAGCCTCAAGAAAATTCTCTGGGAGCGTGCTATTCGCGGAGACCTAGTACGAGTATTTGATCGGACGGGGGAGTTTGCGACGTTGGTTCGCAAGTTCAATGGCACGGTGATCAATCTCGATGGTTCCGACGGGATCATCAACATGTTCCAGGTCTATCCGACGCAATATGACGAGAAGACTTCGGATCCAGATGTCATTGCTTCCTATCGTGCTCATATCGGAGGCTTGGCGATCAAGTATCGGTTGCTTGATCGAGATGCTGATGAACGCACGGCCAACGCCTTCTCACAATTGTGTGATCGTTATTACAAGCAGCATCATTATCTTGATCCAGATCGGCCGCCGGTGACTGCATTGGCAGCTAACGAGTATCCGACGCTTTCAGATATTGTGGCGTTCATTCAGCAAGCTTCCGTTAAAGGCCTTTATCCTGAGATGTCGCGCTATTATGAGTCGATTTTGTTGTCACTGGGTCAACTGAAGTCAACCTTTGGAAATCTCTTTGACGGCTATTCAAGTTTTCCAGATCTTAGCGACTTGCAGGTGGTTTCGTACCAGCTGAACACGATCGACGCAATGCAAGATTCGATTCAGGACTTACAGATTTATAACGCGATCATCGACTCGTATAACAACTGTATGCGCTTGGGGCGCGCCCAAAAGAAAGCTTACGATGCGCGTGAAAAAGACCTGATCGATGTGCAACACTGGTTGATGATTATTGATGAATGCCACACTATCTTGAACACAGACAAGTCTTTCGTCGCAGACTTTTTCGTCAAACTAATGTCCGAGGATCGCAAGATGTTTGGGTCAATTGTATTGGCCACGCAACGCTTGGAACGGATGTTTCCAAGTGGTGCTAACGTCTCAGATAAGGGCATGGTCAAGGCGGTCAATGCGCTCAATCAATTGTATTCGCTTTGCCAATACAAGGTGCTGATGAAGCACGACGTTTCAACCATCAAGACCAAAGAAGATCCAGGGATTCTCCGTTCGCTGTTTGGCAATATGATGACGGAACAGGACTTCGCTAGTCTACCGGATTTTGGTAAAGGTGAGGCATATCTCTTGGTCGGGACTGATAAGCTGCACATGAACTTCCAAGTTACAGATGATGAATTGAGGACGTTTGAAGGTGGTGCTTAA
- a CDS encoding pLS20_p028 family conjugation system transmembrane protein — MSDSQIISVLRAYADYLHVTNFVSDGLRWIGYMLIYGLTTIVNALSGIFAKMYKLLDFWGYAPFQKFLKTYDPVIWALATIGIIWAGLMMMHNKRVDYHEKGNNFLVAVLLFFGLTFLMTQGTKLITAGAEQAMVNTPSAVSIYQGNITDVYMLDKAGWKTSGGKAKLPKTTNRIKNMEDIKLLSINEKVDTGGWFGGSKASDDGTKILAKQLSMNSDGKWELHNMQGAFKIDDNYYRYSWHPWILAANLLLYLITVAIVIFKLVKIIMEINFIGLLAQGAALTDFDSGKRNRQIIAKLRDSFVVAFLLCVILQFYAQFLSFITHAGVGGVARIFAMIGAFLFVLDGPNIIQAVFGIDAGLSSMAQTMTNVMLLARGAGSTTKSALNATKKLGGVAKGIANKGLVGGSALAGFANGLTKKPNLPGDKVGGVTPAAASNKKPELDPTKSNGTDQNQASKGPATATQTGDVPTSASSTDIAQPNASEKEQAAPALGADAEKGNNPDNAGLDTNEDALGTGAVNGNGIEEPATAAPDLPAQADIGSGSISSLGGNDMVSNSTTGDATAPQLQQEDTQASDGGLGGSQDYSAPDVAAPEIPQAAKDLVGSKLKPGQVGQASQLGTNTRSAPSLGTSAARQALGYGTSPVHAVPNMSHGEAVAVGAADSPQGSYTTMPGATTQPASGTQSSRPQQQSQVLGGSGSNTASYSVPHVSTQSMPRATASAVQAGQTAMLNDQHAALDDQHQFDATTNQTIGTVISNRLTDINIGAHQALAKSPTVSAVRRAYRVGQTTGQSLRQGKNLK, encoded by the coding sequence TTGAGTGATTCACAAATTATATCAGTCCTAAGAGCTTATGCAGACTACCTGCACGTTACCAACTTTGTTTCTGACGGGTTACGGTGGATCGGATACATGCTCATCTACGGATTGACCACCATTGTTAATGCGCTTTCCGGAATTTTTGCAAAAATGTACAAGTTGCTGGATTTCTGGGGCTATGCGCCATTTCAGAAATTTCTTAAGACGTACGATCCTGTTATCTGGGCCTTGGCCACGATTGGCATCATCTGGGCGGGCCTGATGATGATGCACAACAAGCGTGTTGATTACCATGAGAAGGGCAATAATTTCTTGGTGGCAGTATTGCTGTTTTTCGGCTTGACATTTCTTATGACCCAAGGGACGAAGCTGATTACTGCTGGTGCAGAACAAGCCATGGTGAATACACCATCGGCAGTTTCAATTTATCAAGGCAATATCACCGACGTCTATATGCTGGATAAGGCCGGGTGGAAGACGAGTGGTGGTAAAGCTAAGCTCCCCAAAACCACTAACCGGATCAAAAATATGGAAGACATCAAACTCCTAAGTATCAATGAGAAGGTCGACACGGGGGGCTGGTTTGGCGGCTCCAAGGCCAGTGATGATGGTACTAAAATCCTTGCGAAACAGTTGTCGATGAATTCAGATGGTAAATGGGAACTGCACAACATGCAAGGTGCTTTCAAAATCGATGATAATTACTATCGGTACTCTTGGCATCCATGGATTCTAGCCGCGAACCTTCTATTGTATTTGATCACGGTAGCAATCGTTATTTTCAAGTTGGTCAAGATCATTATGGAAATCAACTTCATTGGATTGCTAGCTCAAGGCGCAGCCCTCACCGATTTTGACTCGGGTAAGCGCAATCGCCAGATAATTGCCAAGCTTCGCGATTCGTTCGTAGTCGCGTTTCTACTGTGTGTGATTCTACAATTTTATGCACAATTTTTAAGCTTTATCACTCATGCGGGAGTCGGCGGCGTTGCGCGCATTTTTGCGATGATCGGCGCCTTCCTGTTTGTGCTTGATGGCCCGAATATCATCCAAGCAGTCTTTGGTATTGATGCCGGACTATCTTCAATGGCGCAAACGATGACCAACGTCATGTTGTTAGCGCGTGGTGCTGGTAGTACGACTAAGTCTGCTTTGAATGCAACTAAGAAGCTCGGTGGTGTTGCTAAGGGGATTGCCAATAAAGGACTCGTTGGCGGGTCAGCACTGGCTGGTTTTGCCAATGGCCTAACCAAAAAGCCCAATCTACCAGGTGACAAGGTTGGTGGTGTGACACCAGCTGCTGCGTCGAATAAGAAGCCAGAACTTGATCCAACGAAATCTAATGGGACGGATCAGAATCAAGCCTCTAAAGGCCCGGCTACAGCCACTCAGACAGGCGACGTTCCAACATCAGCTTCGTCAACAGACATTGCTCAACCAAATGCTAGTGAGAAGGAGCAGGCCGCACCGGCTCTAGGTGCTGATGCCGAAAAAGGAAATAATCCTGACAACGCCGGGTTAGACACCAATGAAGATGCGCTTGGAACTGGGGCGGTCAACGGTAACGGTATTGAAGAACCTGCCACAGCTGCGCCTGATTTGCCAGCACAAGCGGATATCGGGAGTGGCAGCATTAGTTCCTTAGGTGGTAATGATATGGTGTCTAATTCGACAACTGGTGATGCTACGGCACCACAGCTACAACAAGAAGATACCCAAGCTAGTGATGGTGGCTTAGGTGGAAGTCAAGACTACTCTGCACCAGATGTTGCGGCGCCAGAAATACCACAAGCTGCTAAGGACTTAGTCGGGAGCAAGCTTAAGCCAGGTCAAGTTGGACAAGCAAGTCAACTGGGTACGAACACTAGATCTGCTCCATCTTTAGGCACATCAGCAGCAAGACAAGCCCTCGGTTATGGGACGAGTCCTGTACACGCTGTGCCAAATATGAGTCATGGCGAGGCCGTTGCCGTTGGCGCGGCTGACAGTCCGCAAGGAAGTTATACCACAATGCCCGGCGCGACAACGCAACCAGCCAGTGGGACTCAATCGTCGCGGCCGCAACAGCAATCGCAAGTGCTTGGTGGCAGCGGAAGTAACACAGCTAGTTACAGTGTCCCACATGTTTCCACACAATCAATGCCGCGGGCAACTGCTAGTGCAGTTCAGGCTGGGCAGACGGCAATGCTGAATGATCAACATGCCGCCCTGGATGATCAACATCAATTTGATGCAACGACCAACCAAACGATCGGCACAGTGATCTCCAATCGATTAACCGATATCAATATCGGGGCGCACCAGGCCCTAGCGAAGTCACCAACTGTTTCGGCGGTGCGACGGGCATATCGTGTTGGTCAAACTACTGGTCAAAGCCTACGCCAAGGCAAAAATCTGAAATAG